In one Pseudomonas sp. MM211 genomic region, the following are encoded:
- the lspA gene encoding signal peptidase II, producing the protein MSARFGKLGWVWLSVVIFVVDQITKYWFDNNLQMYERIVVIPDYFSWTLAYNTGAAFSFLAGAGGWQRWLFTLIALVVSVVLVVWLKRLKPDETWLAVGLALVLGGALGNLVDRVVFGHVVDFILVHWQNRWYFPAFNLADSAITVGAVLLALDMFKSKKSEEEVARD; encoded by the coding sequence ATGAGCGCGCGTTTCGGCAAGCTCGGCTGGGTGTGGTTGAGCGTGGTGATCTTCGTGGTCGATCAGATCACCAAGTACTGGTTCGACAACAACCTGCAGATGTACGAGCGCATCGTGGTCATTCCCGACTACTTCAGCTGGACGCTGGCCTACAACACCGGCGCCGCCTTCAGCTTCCTGGCTGGTGCGGGCGGCTGGCAGCGCTGGCTGTTCACCCTGATCGCCCTGGTGGTCAGCGTGGTGCTGGTGGTGTGGCTCAAGCGTCTGAAGCCCGACGAGACCTGGCTGGCCGTCGGCCTGGCCTTGGTGCTCGGCGGCGCGCTGGGCAACCTGGTGGATCGCGTGGTGTTTGGCCACGTGGTCGACTTCATTCTGGTGCACTGGCAGAACCGCTGGTATTTCCCGGCGTTCAACCTGGCCGACAGCGCGATCACCGTCGGTGCCGTGCTGCTGGCGCTGGACATGTTCAAGAGCAAGAAGTCGGAAGAAGAGGTGGCACGTGACTGA
- the ppa gene encoding inorganic diphosphatase, which yields MSYSKVPAGKDLPNDIYVAIEIPANHAPIKYEIDHDTDCLFVDRFMATPMFYPANYGFIPHTLADDGDPLDVLVVTPYPVAPGSVIRARPVGVLHMTDEAGGDAKLIAVPHDKLTTIYKDIKEYTDLPPLLIEQIKHFFENYKDLEKGKWVKVEGWGNAEAARAEITKAAAAYQK from the coding sequence ATGAGCTACAGCAAGGTTCCGGCCGGTAAAGACCTGCCGAATGACATCTACGTCGCTATCGAGATCCCGGCCAACCACGCGCCGATCAAATACGAAATCGATCACGACACCGACTGCCTGTTCGTCGACCGTTTCATGGCCACCCCGATGTTCTACCCGGCCAACTACGGCTTCATCCCGCACACCCTGGCCGACGACGGTGACCCCCTCGACGTGCTGGTAGTGACCCCGTACCCAGTAGCACCAGGCTCGGTGATCCGCGCCCGTCCGGTCGGCGTGCTGCACATGACCGACGAAGCCGGTGGCGACGCCAAGCTGATCGCCGTCCCGCACGACAAGCTGACCACCATCTACAAAGACATCAAGGAATACACCGACCTGCCCCCGCTGCTGATCGAGCAGATCAAGCACTTCTTCGAGAACTACAAAGATCTCGAGAAAGGCAAATGGGTCAAAGTCGAAGGCTGGGGCAACGCTGAAGCCGCCCGCGCCGAGATCACCAAGGCGGCTGCTGCTTATCAAAAGTAA
- a CDS encoding dienelactone hydrolase family protein, translating into MAHEQIVITTPDGRCPAHVFTPAGGQGGPAVIFYMDAGGIRPAELAMAQRLADAGYVVLLPDLYYRYGAYGPFDPREVFKGDFRVILGPLMATTGNAKAAADTDVYLAYLDQRSDVHGQRVGAVGFCMGGGMAISAGGTRPERFAAIASFHGGNLATDAADSPHRSAPALQAELYIAAAEGDGSYPPEMAERFEKALNDAGVTFSSQTYPAKHGWMKPDFPVYDQDAAEHGWRQLLAFFGRTLG; encoded by the coding sequence ATGGCTCACGAGCAAATCGTCATCACCACGCCAGACGGCCGATGCCCGGCCCACGTGTTCACGCCGGCTGGCGGGCAGGGCGGCCCTGCGGTCATCTTCTACATGGACGCCGGCGGCATCCGCCCCGCGGAGCTCGCCATGGCTCAGCGGTTGGCCGATGCGGGCTATGTGGTTCTGCTGCCGGATCTGTATTACCGCTACGGCGCCTACGGGCCGTTCGACCCCAGGGAAGTGTTCAAGGGCGACTTCCGTGTGATTCTCGGGCCACTGATGGCAACCACCGGCAATGCCAAGGCGGCAGCGGACACCGATGTCTATCTCGCTTACCTCGACCAGCGCAGTGACGTGCATGGGCAGCGGGTCGGCGCGGTGGGCTTCTGCATGGGCGGCGGTATGGCGATCTCTGCAGGTGGTACGCGACCCGAGCGTTTCGCGGCCATCGCCAGCTTTCACGGTGGCAACCTGGCGACCGACGCCGCTGACAGCCCACACCGCTCTGCACCTGCGCTCCAGGCCGAACTCTATATTGCGGCGGCCGAGGGCGATGGCAGTTACCCGCCGGAGATGGCCGAGCGTTTCGAGAAAGCACTAAACGATGCCGGCGTGACCTTCAGTTCGCAAACCTACCCCGCCAAGCACGGCTGGATGAAGCCGGACTTTCCCGTCTACGACCAGGACGCCGCCGAACATGGCTGGCGCCAACTGCTCGCGTTCTTCGGCCGTACTCTGGGCTGA
- a CDS encoding FKBP-type peptidyl-prolyl cis-trans isomerase, giving the protein MTDVRIGPDRQVTLHFALKLDNGDVVDSTFDKQPPTFKVGDGNLLPGFESALYGFKAGDKRSVTVLPEQGFGQPNPQNVQIMPRSQFQGMELSEGLLVIFNDAANTELPGVVKAFDDAQVTIDFNHPLAGKTLTFDVEIIDVQAI; this is encoded by the coding sequence GTGACTGATGTACGTATCGGCCCGGATCGGCAGGTGACCCTGCATTTCGCGCTGAAGCTGGACAACGGTGATGTCGTCGACAGCACCTTCGACAAGCAGCCGCCAACCTTCAAGGTCGGTGACGGCAACCTGCTGCCGGGGTTCGAGTCCGCGCTGTATGGCTTCAAGGCCGGCGACAAGCGCAGCGTGACCGTGCTGCCGGAGCAGGGCTTCGGTCAGCCGAACCCGCAGAACGTGCAGATCATGCCGCGTTCGCAGTTTCAGGGCATGGAATTGTCCGAGGGGCTGCTGGTGATCTTCAACGACGCCGCCAATACCGAACTGCCCGGTGTGGTCAAAGCCTTCGATGACGCTCAGGTGACCATCGACTTCAATCACCCGCTGGCTGGCAAGACGCTGACGTTCGACGTCGAGATCATCGACGTCCAGGCGATCTGA
- a CDS encoding zinc-dependent peptidase produces the protein MWSFSAWRRRRILSRNPVSDSSWAVVRQRLPILDGLSEEEQQRLRERAVLFLHNKHLTTLPGLELDHDDRLALATLAELPLLGLADLNWYQGFHEVILYPDDFVSPQRHRDSGGIEHEWDGEHSGEAWQQGPVILAWPGVQASGGWEGYNLVIHELAHKLDMLGGDANGLPPLHSNMDIQQWALAMQQAFDSMNAELDADEEAQTAIDPYAAENPAEFFAVTSEYFFNAPDLLDEAFPAVYAQLRLFYRQDPLARLRRLQVEHPDYQEPNPAQPDTTNGCNGNDAGIHL, from the coding sequence ATGTGGTCGTTTAGCGCCTGGCGCCGTCGGCGCATCCTCTCCCGCAACCCTGTCAGCGACAGCAGCTGGGCCGTCGTGCGCCAGCGCCTGCCGATTCTCGACGGGCTCAGCGAAGAAGAGCAGCAGCGCCTGCGCGAGCGCGCCGTGCTGTTTCTGCACAACAAACACCTGACTACCCTGCCCGGCCTCGAACTCGACCACGACGACCGCCTGGCCCTGGCAACGCTGGCCGAACTGCCACTGCTCGGCCTGGCCGACCTCAACTGGTATCAGGGCTTCCACGAGGTCATTCTCTATCCGGACGACTTCGTCAGCCCGCAGCGCCATCGTGATTCCGGCGGTATCGAACATGAGTGGGATGGCGAGCACAGCGGCGAGGCATGGCAGCAGGGCCCGGTCATTCTCGCCTGGCCCGGCGTGCAAGCCAGCGGCGGCTGGGAAGGCTACAACCTGGTGATCCACGAACTGGCACACAAGCTGGACATGCTCGGTGGCGACGCCAACGGCCTGCCGCCGCTGCACAGCAATATGGATATCCAGCAATGGGCCCTTGCCATGCAGCAAGCGTTCGACAGCATGAACGCCGAGCTGGACGCCGATGAGGAGGCGCAGACCGCTATCGATCCCTATGCAGCGGAAAACCCCGCCGAGTTCTTTGCGGTGACCAGCGAGTATTTCTTCAACGCTCCCGACCTGCTCGACGAGGCCTTTCCAGCGGTCTACGCCCAGTTGCGTCTGTTCTATCGACAGGATCCGCTGGCACGTTTGCGCCGCCTGCAGGTCGAACACCCGGACTATCAGGAACCCAACCCCGCCCAGCCGGATACGACCAATGGCTGTAATGGCAACGACGCGGGAATCCACCTATAA
- the ileS gene encoding isoleucine--tRNA ligase, which yields MTDYKATLNLPDTQFPMKAGLPQREPQILQRWDDIGLYQKLREIGADRPKFVLHDGPPYANGSIHIGHALNKILKDIITRSKTIAGFDAPYVPGWDCHGLPIEHKVETTFGKNQPADLTRERCRTYAGEQVEEQKGNFIRLGVLGEWNNPYLTMNFANEAGEIRALAEIVKKGFVFKGLKPVNFCFDCGSALAEAEVEYQDKKSDAIDVAFPIEDADKLAAAFGLASLSKPTSIVIWTTTPWTIPANQALNVHPEFNYALVDVGDRLLLLAEEMVESSLQRYGLQGEVVAIAAGAKLELINFRHPFYDRLSPLYLADYVELGAGTGIVHSAPAYGEDDFYSCKRYGMSNDDILNPVQSNGVYVESLPFFGGQFIWKANPAIVAKLEEVGALLKHEAINHSYMHCWRHKTPLIYRATAQWFIGMDKQPNEGSTLRERSLAAIEETQFVPAWGQARLHSMIAGRPDWCISRQRNWGVPIPFFTHKESGELHPRTAELMEQVAQRVEQEGIEAWFNLDTAELLGDEAGQYDKSRDTLDVWFDSGTTHWHVLRGSHAELAHPSDPAADLYLEGSDQHRGWFHSSLLTGCAIDGHAPYKELLTHGFTVDEQGRKQSKSLGNVVAPQKVIDSLGADILRLWVSSTDYSGEMAVSDQILQRSADAYRRIRNTARFLLSNLSGFDPAQHLLAPEDMLALDRWAVDRALLLQREIEEAYTSYRFWNVYQKVHNFCVQELGGFYLDIIKDRQYTTAADSVARRSCQTAMFHIAEALVRWIAPILSFTADEIWQYLPGERNESVMLNTWYQGLSELPAGFELDRAFWDRVMAVKTAVNKELENQRSAKLIGGNLQAEVTLYGEESLVADLTRLGDELRFVLITSGASLAPLAAAPADAVQTEVSGLKLKIVKSGLTKCARCWHFCADVGTHANHPEICGRCVDNIEGKGEVRHHA from the coding sequence ATGACCGACTATAAAGCCACGTTGAATCTTCCTGATACCCAGTTCCCGATGAAGGCTGGCCTGCCGCAGCGCGAGCCGCAAATCCTGCAACGCTGGGACGACATTGGTCTGTATCAGAAGCTGCGTGAGATTGGCGCCGACCGGCCGAAGTTCGTCCTGCACGACGGCCCGCCCTATGCGAACGGCAGCATTCATATCGGTCACGCGCTGAACAAAATTCTCAAGGACATCATCACCCGCTCCAAGACCATCGCGGGCTTCGATGCGCCTTACGTACCGGGCTGGGATTGCCATGGCCTGCCGATCGAGCACAAGGTCGAAACCACTTTCGGCAAGAACCAGCCGGCCGACCTGACCCGCGAGCGTTGCCGTACCTACGCCGGCGAGCAGGTCGAGGAGCAGAAGGGCAACTTCATCCGCCTCGGCGTGCTGGGCGAGTGGAACAACCCGTACCTGACCATGAACTTCGCCAACGAGGCCGGTGAAATCCGCGCCTTGGCGGAGATCGTCAAGAAGGGCTTCGTGTTCAAGGGCCTGAAGCCGGTCAACTTCTGTTTCGATTGCGGTTCGGCACTGGCCGAGGCCGAAGTCGAGTATCAGGACAAGAAGTCCGATGCCATCGACGTTGCCTTCCCGATCGAAGACGCCGACAAGCTGGCCGCCGCATTCGGCCTGGCCAGCCTGAGCAAGCCGACCAGCATCGTCATCTGGACCACCACGCCCTGGACCATCCCGGCCAACCAGGCGCTGAACGTGCACCCAGAATTCAACTACGCCCTGGTGGACGTCGGTGATCGCCTGTTGCTGTTGGCCGAAGAAATGGTCGAGAGCAGCCTGCAACGTTATGGCCTGCAGGGCGAAGTCGTCGCCATCGCGGCGGGCGCCAAGCTGGAACTGATCAATTTCCGTCATCCGTTCTACGATCGCCTGTCGCCGCTTTACCTGGCCGACTACGTCGAACTGGGTGCCGGCACCGGTATCGTGCACTCCGCGCCAGCCTACGGTGAGGACGACTTCTACAGCTGCAAACGCTACGGCATGAGCAACGACGACATCCTCAACCCGGTGCAGAGCAACGGCGTCTACGTCGAGTCGCTGCCGTTCTTCGGTGGCCAGTTCATCTGGAAGGCCAACCCGGCCATCGTCGCCAAGCTCGAAGAAGTTGGCGCGCTGCTCAAGCACGAAGCGATCAACCACAGCTACATGCACTGCTGGCGTCACAAGACGCCGCTGATCTACCGCGCCACCGCGCAGTGGTTCATTGGCATGGACAAGCAGCCGAACGAGGGTTCCACCCTGCGTGAGCGCTCGCTGGCAGCCATCGAAGAAACCCAATTCGTACCGGCCTGGGGCCAGGCGCGCCTGCACAGCATGATCGCCGGCCGCCCTGACTGGTGCATCTCGCGTCAGCGCAATTGGGGCGTGCCGATCCCGTTCTTCACGCACAAGGAAAGCGGCGAGCTGCACCCGCGTACCGCCGAGCTGATGGAGCAGGTGGCGCAGCGTGTCGAGCAGGAAGGCATCGAAGCCTGGTTCAATCTCGACACCGCCGAGCTGCTGGGTGATGAAGCCGGCCAGTACGACAAGAGCCGTGACACCCTGGACGTCTGGTTCGATTCCGGTACCACTCACTGGCATGTGCTGCGCGGCTCCCATGCCGAGCTGGCGCACCCGAGCGATCCGGCCGCCGACCTCTATCTGGAAGGCTCCGACCAGCACCGCGGCTGGTTCCACTCCTCGCTGCTGACTGGTTGTGCCATCGACGGTCACGCGCCGTACAAGGAACTGCTGACCCACGGCTTCACCGTCGACGAGCAGGGCCGCAAGCAGTCCAAATCGCTGGGCAACGTTGTTGCGCCGCAGAAGGTCATCGACAGCCTAGGCGCCGACATCCTGCGCCTGTGGGTTTCCTCCACCGATTACTCGGGCGAGATGGCGGTCTCTGACCAGATCCTGCAGCGCAGCGCCGATGCCTACCGGCGTATCCGCAACACTGCACGCTTCCTGCTCTCCAACCTCAGCGGCTTCGATCCGGCTCAGCACCTGCTGGCCCCCGAAGACATGCTGGCCCTGGATCGTTGGGCGGTAGACCGTGCCCTGCTGCTGCAGCGCGAGATCGAAGAGGCTTACACCAGCTATCGCTTCTGGAACGTGTACCAGAAGGTGCACAACTTCTGCGTGCAGGAGCTGGGTGGCTTCTACCTCGACATCATCAAGGATCGTCAGTACACCACCGCCGCCGACAGCGTGGCGCGTCGCTCCTGCCAGACCGCCATGTTCCATATCGCCGAAGCGCTGGTGCGCTGGATCGCGCCGATCCTGTCGTTCACCGCGGACGAAATCTGGCAGTACCTGCCGGGCGAGCGTAACGAATCGGTGATGCTCAACACCTGGTACCAGGGCCTGAGCGAGCTGCCGGCCGGTTTCGAGCTGGATCGCGCCTTCTGGGATCGCGTCATGGCAGTCAAGACCGCGGTCAACAAGGAACTGGAGAACCAGCGCAGCGCCAAGCTGATCGGTGGCAACCTGCAGGCCGAAGTGACCCTGTACGGTGAAGAGTCGCTGGTTGCCGACCTGACCCGTCTGGGCGATGAACTGCGTTTCGTGCTGATCACCTCCGGTGCCAGCCTGGCACCGTTGGCCGCTGCGCCGGCTGACGCGGTGCAGACCGAAGTCAGCGGGCTGAAGCTGAAGATCGTCAAATCCGGCCTGACCAAGTGCGCGCGCTGCTGGCACTTCTGCGCCGACGTCGGCACCCATGCCAACCACCCGGAGATCTGTGGCCGTTGCGTGGACAACATCGAAGGCAAGGGTGAGGTGCGCCACCATGCGTAA
- the rpsT gene encoding 30S ribosomal protein S20, giving the protein MANTPSAKKRAKQAEKRRSHNASLRSMVRTYIKNVVKAIDAKDHEKAQAAYVLAVPVIDRMADKGIIHKNKAARHKSRLNGHVKALSQAAA; this is encoded by the coding sequence GTGGCCAATACACCTTCTGCCAAAAAACGCGCAAAACAGGCTGAGAAGCGTCGTAGCCATAACGCCAGCCTGCGCTCCATGGTTCGTACCTACATCAAGAACGTAGTCAAGGCTATCGACGCCAAAGACCACGAGAAAGCACAAGCTGCTTACGTTCTGGCTGTGCCTGTTATCGACCGTATGGCCGACAAAGGCATCATCCACAAGAACAAGGCTGCTCGTCACAAGAGCCGCCTGAACGGTCACGTTAAAGCACTCAGCCAAGCTGCTGCTTAA
- the ispH gene encoding 4-hydroxy-3-methylbut-2-enyl diphosphate reductase → MHIKLANPRGFCAGVDRAIEIVNRALEVFDPPIYVRHEVVHNKFVVEDLRSRGAIFVEELDQVPDDVIVIFSAHGVSQAVRNEATNRGLKVFDATCPLVTKVHLEVVRYSRDGRECILIGHAGHPEVEGTMGQYDASNGGAIYLVEDEADVAKLQVRDPDSLAFVTQTTLSMDDTSKVIDALRTRFPTIGGPRKDDICYATQNRQDAVKQLADECDVLLVVGSPNSSNSNRLRELAERMGTPAYLIDGADDLKREWFEGAKGIGITAGASAPEVLVRGVIDKLGEWGASNVQELDGRPENVTFSMPKELRLKAV, encoded by the coding sequence ATGCATATCAAACTCGCCAATCCCCGCGGTTTCTGCGCCGGTGTCGACCGCGCCATCGAGATCGTCAACCGCGCCCTCGAGGTGTTCGATCCGCCGATCTACGTGCGTCACGAAGTGGTGCACAACAAGTTCGTGGTCGAGGATCTGCGCTCCCGCGGCGCGATATTCGTCGAAGAGCTGGATCAGGTTCCCGATGACGTCATCGTCATCTTCAGCGCCCACGGCGTATCCCAGGCCGTGCGCAACGAAGCCACCAACCGTGGCCTGAAAGTGTTCGACGCCACCTGCCCGCTGGTCACCAAGGTGCACCTGGAAGTGGTGCGCTACAGCCGTGACGGCCGCGAGTGCATCCTTATCGGCCATGCCGGTCACCCGGAAGTCGAAGGCACCATGGGCCAGTACGACGCCAGCAATGGCGGCGCGATCTATCTGGTCGAAGACGAGGCGGATGTCGCCAAGCTGCAGGTGCGCGACCCCGACTCCCTGGCCTTCGTGACCCAGACCACGCTGTCGATGGACGACACCAGCAAGGTCATCGATGCCCTGCGCACACGCTTCCCCACTATCGGCGGCCCGCGCAAGGACGACATCTGCTACGCCACCCAGAACCGCCAGGATGCGGTCAAGCAACTGGCTGACGAGTGCGACGTCCTGCTAGTGGTCGGTAGCCCCAATAGCTCCAACTCCAACCGCTTGCGCGAATTGGCCGAGCGGATGGGCACGCCTGCCTACCTGATCGACGGCGCCGATGACCTCAAGCGCGAATGGTTCGAGGGCGCCAAGGGCATCGGCATCACCGCCGGCGCCTCCGCCCCTGAAGTGCTGGTGCGTGGTGTGATCGACAAGCTCGGCGAGTGGGGCGCCAGCAACGTCCAGGAACTCGACGGCCGCCCGGAGAACGTGACCTTCTCCATGCCCAAGGAACTGCGCCTGAAAGCGGTGTAG
- the murJ gene encoding murein biosynthesis integral membrane protein MurJ: MNLLKSLAAVSSITMLSRVLGFVRDTIMARIFGAGIASDAFVVAFKLPNLLRRIFAEGAFSQAFVPILAEYKTQKGEEATRTFVAYVAGQLTLVLALVTLLGVLAAPWIVWASAPGFSDNPERFELTSDLLRVTFPYIFLISLSSFVGALLNTWNRFAVPAFVPTLLNVSMIFFALFLTPYFDPPIMAMGWAVLVGGLLQLLYQLPHLRKIGLLVLPRLNLRDSGVWRVLRQMGPAILGVSVAQISLIINTVFASFLVAGSVSWMYYADRLMELPAGVLGVALGTILLPSLAKTHAGEDPAAYSKLLDWGLRLCVLLALPCALALALLSEPLVVALFQYGKFTAADADMTQRALLAYSVGLLGMLLVKVLAPAFYARQDIRTPVRIAMFTLLMTQVMNVLFVFVIPLAHAGLALSIGLAACLNAGLLFWKLRARGFYQPQPGWGLFASKLLAAVLVMVVVLSGMLWLMPAWADGNMLQRLLRLGALVAAGALSYFAVLGILGFRLRDFARRSVG, translated from the coding sequence ATGAACTTACTCAAGTCGCTGGCCGCAGTCAGCTCCATCACCATGCTGTCGCGGGTTCTCGGTTTCGTGCGCGACACCATCATGGCCAGGATCTTTGGTGCCGGTATCGCCTCGGATGCCTTCGTGGTGGCATTCAAGCTGCCGAACCTGCTGCGTCGCATATTTGCCGAAGGCGCTTTTTCTCAAGCCTTCGTGCCGATCCTGGCGGAGTACAAGACGCAGAAGGGCGAGGAAGCAACCCGCACCTTCGTCGCTTATGTGGCTGGTCAGCTGACTCTGGTACTGGCTCTGGTGACGCTGCTCGGCGTGCTGGCCGCGCCGTGGATCGTCTGGGCATCGGCGCCGGGCTTCAGCGACAACCCTGAGCGCTTCGAGCTGACCAGCGATCTTTTGAGAGTGACCTTTCCTTATATATTCCTGATTTCGCTGTCGTCCTTCGTCGGTGCGTTGCTCAACACCTGGAACCGCTTTGCCGTACCGGCTTTCGTGCCGACGCTGCTCAATGTCAGCATGATTTTCTTTGCACTGTTTCTGACTCCGTATTTCGATCCGCCGATCATGGCCATGGGCTGGGCGGTGCTGGTCGGCGGGTTGCTGCAGTTGCTGTATCAACTGCCGCACCTGCGCAAGATCGGTCTGCTGGTGCTACCGCGCCTCAATCTTCGCGACAGCGGCGTGTGGCGTGTGCTGCGGCAGATGGGGCCGGCGATCCTCGGCGTATCGGTGGCGCAGATTTCCCTGATCATCAACACCGTGTTTGCTTCCTTTCTGGTGGCCGGTTCGGTGTCGTGGATGTATTACGCCGACCGCCTGATGGAGTTGCCTGCCGGTGTGCTGGGCGTGGCGCTGGGTACTATTCTGCTGCCGTCGCTGGCGAAGACCCATGCTGGCGAGGATCCTGCCGCCTACTCGAAGCTACTCGACTGGGGGCTGCGTCTTTGCGTTCTGCTCGCGCTGCCCTGTGCGTTGGCTTTGGCGCTGCTGTCCGAGCCGCTGGTGGTGGCGCTGTTTCAGTACGGCAAGTTCACTGCCGCCGATGCCGATATGACCCAGCGCGCGTTGCTCGCCTATTCGGTAGGCCTGCTCGGCATGCTGCTGGTCAAGGTGCTGGCCCCGGCGTTCTACGCTCGCCAGGATATTCGTACCCCCGTGCGCATCGCCATGTTCACCCTGCTGATGACGCAGGTGATGAACGTGCTGTTCGTCTTCGTTATCCCCCTGGCGCATGCCGGTTTGGCCTTGTCCATTGGCTTGGCGGCCTGCCTGAATGCGGGGCTGCTGTTCTGGAAATTACGTGCTCGCGGCTTCTACCAGCCGCAGCCTGGCTGGGGCTTGTTTGCCAGCAAGCTGCTGGCGGCGGTGCTGGTGATGGTTGTGGTGCTGAGCGGCATGCTGTGGCTGATGCCGGCTTGGGCCGATGGCAATATGTTGCAGCGCTTGCTGCGTCTGGGCGCATTGGTTGCGGCTGGGGCGTTGAGCTATTTCGCGGTGCTGGGCATTCTCGGTTTCCGTCTGCGCGACTTCGCCCGTCGTTCGGTCGGTTGA
- the ribF gene encoding bifunctional riboflavin kinase/FAD synthetase translates to MQLVRGLHNLRPQHRGCVATIGNFDGVHRGHQAILARLRERSAELGVPSCVVLFEPQPREYFDPKGAPARLSRLRDKLALLAAEGVDRVLCLAFNPRLRELSAAEFVQRVLLDGLGVLHLEVGDDFRFGCDRAGDFAFLAEAAQREGFTVEAAKTVEVDGQRVSSTRVREALANGDFKVAEGMLGRPFRIVGRVLHGQKLGRQLNAPTANVQLKRKRAPLTGVYLVSAEIDGRPWPGVANIGVRPSVAGDGSAHLEVHLLDFAGDLYGRRLTVAFHHKLRDEQRFASLEALKTAIAADIAAARAHWHGQPLK, encoded by the coding sequence ATGCAGCTGGTTCGAGGCCTTCATAATCTGCGGCCCCAGCATCGGGGCTGCGTCGCCACCATCGGTAATTTCGACGGCGTTCATCGTGGCCACCAGGCGATTCTGGCGCGTTTACGTGAGCGTTCGGCGGAGCTTGGCGTACCGAGTTGCGTGGTGCTGTTCGAGCCGCAACCGCGTGAATACTTCGACCCCAAGGGCGCACCTGCCCGGTTGAGCCGCCTGCGTGACAAGCTCGCGCTGCTGGCTGCCGAAGGTGTCGACCGTGTGCTGTGCCTGGCCTTCAACCCACGCTTGCGCGAGTTGAGCGCGGCCGAGTTCGTGCAGCGCGTATTGCTCGATGGTCTGGGCGTTCTGCATCTGGAAGTGGGTGACGACTTCCGCTTTGGTTGCGACCGCGCGGGTGATTTCGCCTTTCTGGCCGAGGCCGCACAGCGCGAAGGCTTTACCGTCGAGGCGGCCAAGACCGTGGAGGTCGATGGTCAGCGGGTCAGCAGTACGCGCGTGCGTGAGGCCCTGGCCAACGGTGATTTCAAGGTCGCCGAAGGCATGCTTGGGCGACCGTTCCGAATCGTCGGGCGGGTGCTGCACGGGCAGAAGCTTGGGCGTCAATTGAATGCGCCGACCGCCAACGTGCAGCTCAAGCGCAAGCGCGCGCCGCTGACCGGGGTCTACCTGGTCAGCGCCGAGATAGATGGCCGGCCATGGCCCGGCGTCGCCAATATTGGCGTGCGCCCCAGCGTGGCCGGTGACGGGAGCGCCCACCTCGAGGTGCACCTGCTGGATTTTGCCGGCGACCTGTATGGCCGGCGTTTGACGGTGGCATTCCACCACAAGCTGCGCGATGAGCAGCGTTTCGCCTCACTCGAGGCACTGAAGACGGCAATTGCTGCCGATATTGCCGCCGCCCGCGCCCATTGGCACGGCCAACCGCTTAAGTGA